In Paralcaligenes sp. KSB-10, the following are encoded in one genomic region:
- the msbA gene encoding lipid A export permease/ATP-binding protein MsbA, producing the protein MNPASTPSSTPSKPVKFDVWRRIYSRLGPYWKVVVLSAVLLTLSAATQPTLAIIMKPLLDQGFSGAQPSYIWSIPLAVIGLVFLRGVCSFGSDYLLAWIANNMLLGLRKDMFDRLLGLPDEEFKRGDSGRLLNRFTIDAGNVTASATEVVTVVVRETLVIIALLCVLVYMSWQLTLIVLVMLPISTLIARTFIKRLRRINRDTVNMNAELTRVVGEGIDGQRVIKLFDGYERESSRFQYVNGRLRRFAMRTATAEAAMSPLAQFSIALSVAAVIAVALYQANTQSLTVGSFASFMAALGQIFDPVRRMTNTAGRMQRMLVSAESVFTLVDHKPEEDTGTQVFQGPIKGRVEFRNISHRFADSSQDTVSNVSFTAEPGQTIALVGRSGSGKTTLVNMLPRFVQPTQGEVSIDGQSVKDLTLRSLREQLSLVSQDVVMFDGTIGENVSYGSLHDASLKEIYDALEAANLRAFVDGLPDGLDTPVGENASKLSGGQRQRLAIARALIKNAPILILDEATSALDNESERQVQASLERLMKGRTTLVIAHRLSTVQNADKIVVLDAGKIVEQGRHDELLALNGLYASLYRMQFREEA; encoded by the coding sequence TTGAATCCAGCCTCAACGCCCTCGTCAACGCCATCCAAGCCCGTCAAGTTCGACGTGTGGCGGAGAATATACAGCCGCCTGGGGCCTTACTGGAAGGTGGTCGTTCTTTCCGCTGTGCTGCTCACTCTTTCGGCGGCCACCCAGCCCACACTGGCCATCATCATGAAGCCCTTGCTCGATCAGGGGTTTTCGGGAGCGCAGCCGTCCTATATATGGTCGATTCCGCTTGCGGTCATAGGCCTGGTATTCCTGCGCGGCGTTTGCAGTTTCGGCAGCGATTATTTGCTGGCCTGGATAGCCAACAATATGCTGTTGGGACTGCGCAAGGATATGTTCGATCGCCTGCTGGGGTTGCCCGACGAAGAGTTCAAGCGCGGCGACTCGGGACGCCTGCTGAACCGGTTCACCATCGACGCCGGGAATGTCACCGCATCGGCCACCGAGGTGGTTACCGTCGTTGTGCGCGAAACCTTGGTCATCATCGCCTTGTTATGTGTGTTGGTCTATATGTCATGGCAGCTGACGCTGATCGTTCTGGTGATGTTGCCGATTTCCACCTTGATTGCTCGTACTTTCATCAAACGCCTGCGGCGCATCAATCGGGACACCGTGAACATGAATGCGGAGCTCACGCGGGTGGTTGGCGAAGGCATCGATGGGCAGCGCGTCATCAAACTGTTCGATGGCTATGAACGCGAGTCCAGCCGCTTCCAGTATGTCAATGGCCGCTTGCGGCGATTTGCCATGCGCACGGCAACCGCCGAGGCCGCCATGTCGCCCCTGGCCCAGTTCTCGATTGCCCTTTCGGTTGCGGCGGTCATCGCCGTTGCCTTGTACCAGGCCAATACCCAGAGCCTGACGGTGGGCAGCTTCGCGTCCTTCATGGCTGCCCTTGGGCAGATTTTCGATCCAGTCAGACGCATGACCAATACGGCGGGACGCATGCAGCGCATGCTGGTCTCGGCCGAAAGTGTGTTTACCCTGGTCGATCACAAGCCTGAAGAAGATACCGGCACCCAGGTGTTTCAAGGCCCTATCAAGGGTCGGGTTGAATTCAGGAACATCAGCCACCGCTTTGCCGATAGCTCGCAGGACACCGTTTCCAATGTCTCATTTACCGCCGAGCCGGGTCAGACGATAGCTTTGGTGGGGCGTTCGGGCAGTGGTAAAACGACGCTGGTCAATATGTTGCCCCGTTTTGTCCAGCCCACCCAGGGCGAGGTTTCGATAGATGGGCAGTCCGTCAAGGACCTGACATTGCGCAGTTTGCGGGAGCAGTTGTCGCTGGTCAGCCAGGATGTGGTGATGTTCGATGGAACCATAGGCGAGAATGTCAGCTACGGTTCCTTGCATGATGCCAGCCTCAAGGAAATCTACGATGCGCTTGAGGCTGCCAATTTGCGGGCTTTTGTCGACGGATTGCCCGACGGCCTCGATACGCCCGTCGGCGAAAACGCCAGCAAGCTGTCGGGTGGACAGCGTCAGCGACTGGCCATTGCGCGCGCCTTGATCAAAAACGCGCCAATACTCATACTGGACGAGGCCACTTCGGCTCTCGATAACGAGTCCGAGCGGCAGGTGCAGGCATCGCTCGAACGATTGATGAAGGGGCGTACGACGCTGGTCATTGCGCACCGCTTGTCGACGGTTCAAAATGCCGACAAGATTGTCGTGCTCGATGCGGGAAAGATTGTGGAGCAAGGTCGTCACGACGAACTGCTGGCTTTGAATGGCTTGTATGCATCGCTTTATCGCATGCAATTCAGGGAAGAGGCCTGA
- a CDS encoding glycosyltransferase family 9 protein: MSTLSAIYVRLPNWIGDVCMSLPSLQALLNTRVPIVVCARPWARDLLAGFELSGFVEMKGRWREDRAAVHAHKKKTRHAHVRGLLLPDSLSSAMVFKFAGIPSAGYRDDGRSLILRWPINKPAAALHAVESWYYVATHALMRWNLPVEPRHPGKHLGLKLAGRHQAEGLRAVNEAGLQPGRFVLIAPTATGLHHGKIKVWPYFDALTRALQQKGYTVAMCPPPSEAEDARRNAPSALCLPPLNLGAFATLSHLAALVICNDSGVSHLAAAANARQLTLFGVTERARTGPWSGNATCLGSAQHWPSLAEVENQACALLHTDPGT, encoded by the coding sequence ATGTCTACACTCTCAGCCATTTACGTGCGACTTCCAAACTGGATAGGAGACGTTTGCATGAGCCTGCCCAGTCTGCAGGCCCTGCTGAATACCCGGGTTCCTATCGTTGTCTGCGCGCGCCCCTGGGCGCGCGATCTGCTGGCCGGATTCGAACTGTCGGGGTTCGTGGAAATGAAAGGCCGCTGGCGCGAAGACCGGGCCGCGGTCCATGCCCACAAAAAGAAAACCCGGCACGCGCATGTCCGGGGGCTGCTGCTGCCCGATTCGCTGTCGAGCGCCATGGTATTCAAGTTTGCCGGCATTCCCTCGGCCGGATACCGCGACGACGGGCGCAGCCTGATCCTGCGCTGGCCCATCAACAAGCCGGCGGCGGCCCTGCATGCCGTGGAATCCTGGTACTACGTAGCCACGCACGCGCTCATGCGCTGGAATCTGCCTGTCGAACCCCGGCATCCGGGCAAGCACCTGGGCCTGAAACTGGCCGGCCGGCATCAGGCGGAAGGCCTGCGGGCCGTAAATGAAGCCGGCCTGCAGCCCGGCCGGTTCGTCCTGATCGCACCGACAGCCACCGGCCTGCATCATGGCAAAATCAAGGTCTGGCCTTATTTCGACGCGTTGACGCGTGCGCTGCAGCAAAAGGGCTATACCGTCGCGATGTGCCCGCCGCCATCCGAAGCCGAGGACGCACGACGCAATGCGCCAAGCGCCCTGTGCCTGCCGCCCCTGAATCTGGGAGCGTTTGCTACACTCAGTCATCTGGCCGCACTGGTTATTTGCAACGATTCAGGCGTTTCGCACCTTGCCGCGGCCGCGAACGCCAGGCAACTAACCTTGTTTGGCGTCACCGAACGGGCACGCACAGGGCCGTGGTCAGGCAATGCAACGTGCCTGGGCTCGGCACAGCATTGGCCTTCACTGGCTGAAGTGGAAAATCAGGCCTGCGCCCTTTTGCACACTGATCCTGGCACATAA
- a CDS encoding YdcF family protein: MTMSSFFTNLVIPLNLCVTLLVVGLVLFMVRRRKTAFFVAAGGLCWALFWSLPASSLWAGGRLEQLYPQELPSDLPEAGAIVVLGGNTANNRPNWFEPYDKETAAPRVDTAALLYKSHRAPIIILSGAALEGKVSEAKMMARALEQQEIPEQALILETRSRNTHENGLYTVEKLKALHITRILLVTSALHMPRAMAVFRKQGITPIPAPSAPQILVPAEPGFSFWLPNMRALDASRSIIKEYAGLLAYWVRGWI; the protein is encoded by the coding sequence ATAACAATGTCGAGTTTTTTTACGAATCTGGTAATTCCTCTCAATCTGTGCGTCACGCTGCTCGTGGTTGGCCTGGTGCTTTTCATGGTCCGGCGCCGCAAAACGGCTTTTTTCGTAGCGGCCGGGGGGCTGTGCTGGGCCCTGTTCTGGTCGCTGCCGGCATCGTCGCTCTGGGCGGGCGGGCGTCTGGAACAACTCTACCCACAAGAACTGCCGTCGGATCTGCCCGAGGCCGGGGCCATTGTCGTACTGGGCGGCAATACGGCCAACAACCGCCCGAACTGGTTTGAACCTTACGACAAGGAAACCGCGGCGCCCCGTGTCGATACGGCAGCCTTGCTTTACAAGTCGCATCGCGCCCCCATCATTATCCTGTCAGGAGCCGCGCTGGAAGGAAAAGTCAGCGAAGCGAAAATGATGGCCCGCGCCCTCGAACAGCAAGAAATCCCGGAACAAGCCCTGATACTCGAGACACGAAGCCGCAATACTCATGAAAACGGCCTGTACACCGTCGAAAAACTCAAGGCGCTGCACATCACACGAATTCTGTTGGTCACTTCAGCACTGCATATGCCCAGGGCCATGGCCGTTTTCAGGAAACAGGGCATTACACCAATCCCCGCGCCGTCGGCGCCGCAAATCCTCGTGCCCGCCGAGCCTGGATTCTCGTTCTGGCTGCCCAATATGCGCGCGCTGGATGCCAGCCGTTCGATCATCAAGGAATATGCGGGCCTGCTGGCCTACTGGGTACGGGGTTGGATTTAA
- a CDS encoding glycosyltransferase family 4 protein produces MKIAFVVDRFGSRYGGAEAYGVALMRELARGHEITVFARDYDSACDLRLPFVPLRSWSGWPSWIRVLLFAWRAGRCTRKGFDIVHSHMNGWCGDIEVVHVTPVRYNWRVRSLPFLKRALSRVSPRVQTYLGLEHRRVEVRQAHRTVSVSGLIAEQLRQAYGEQLVSPVIPPGVARPASPPPGLRARVRQDLGLSDQDRVCLLVARNPLRKGLPAVLKALALLPERYKALVVGGKAITQDFLRKTDSVGLADRVRLVDTTSEVDCYYLAADLYVHPTLNDSFGMAPLEAMSFGLPVVLSPSPWCGFAQYVKPGEEALVLSHPENAEELASFIAQISDDAALRARLVQGGDQVVARHSWAEVARRYLDLYQEVLRERT; encoded by the coding sequence TTGAAAATAGCATTCGTCGTCGATCGATTCGGTAGCCGTTACGGCGGCGCCGAGGCATATGGAGTCGCCCTGATGCGCGAACTGGCCCGGGGTCACGAAATAACGGTTTTTGCGCGTGACTACGATTCGGCCTGCGATCTGCGCCTGCCTTTTGTTCCCTTGCGTTCGTGGTCCGGGTGGCCCAGCTGGATCCGGGTTTTGCTGTTTGCCTGGCGAGCGGGGCGTTGCACGCGCAAGGGCTTCGATATCGTGCATTCACACATGAACGGTTGGTGCGGCGATATTGAAGTCGTGCATGTCACGCCGGTCCGCTATAACTGGCGTGTGCGCAGCCTGCCTTTCCTCAAGCGGGCTTTGTCGCGAGTCAGCCCCCGCGTGCAAACTTATCTGGGCCTGGAGCATCGGCGCGTGGAGGTACGGCAGGCCCACCGCACGGTTTCGGTCTCGGGCTTGATTGCCGAGCAATTGCGGCAAGCCTATGGCGAGCAGCTTGTGTCTCCGGTTATCCCGCCTGGTGTGGCGCGGCCGGCTTCACCCCCGCCCGGCCTGCGAGCCCGGGTTCGCCAGGACCTGGGCCTGTCCGACCAGGACCGGGTGTGCCTGCTGGTGGCCCGCAACCCCTTGCGCAAGGGCTTGCCTGCGGTCCTGAAGGCGTTGGCGCTGCTGCCCGAACGCTACAAGGCGCTGGTGGTTGGAGGCAAGGCAATTACTCAGGATTTCCTGCGCAAGACCGACAGTGTGGGCCTGGCGGATCGAGTACGCCTGGTCGATACCACGTCGGAGGTCGATTGTTATTACCTTGCGGCCGATCTGTATGTGCACCCGACCCTCAACGACAGTTTCGGCATGGCTCCCCTGGAGGCCATGTCATTCGGCCTGCCGGTCGTCCTCAGCCCCAGCCCCTGGTGCGGCTTTGCCCAGTATGTGAAGCCGGGGGAGGAGGCACTGGTCCTGTCTCATCCTGAAAATGCCGAGGAACTGGCCAGTTTTATCGCGCAAATCAGTGACGATGCCGCCTTGAGGGCACGACTGGTGCAAGGTGGCGACCAGGTTGTCGCCCGCCACAGCTGGGCCGAAGTCGCGCGCCGTTATCTGGATCTTTACCAGGAAGTGCTTCGCGAACGGACATGA
- a CDS encoding polysaccharide deacetylase family protein, with protein sequence MYHQLGLPAPKGSPYRGLTVHPSDFRRQMIWMRRFGYRGLSMRDLVPYLKGDKRGKVFGITFDDGYRNVYQNGLPILSELGFTSTNYFVARQLGGENVWDIEKGVPRSALMSVEEMQAWAAAGQEVGSHTLDHVDLPQISPELADYQIKQSRHELERALGAEVSAFCYPYGHETPEVRAMVQGAGYRNATTTERGLARRSDDLYGIPRVTVARSTHILRFMQKCLTRLEDRHRKD encoded by the coding sequence ATGTACCATCAGCTTGGCCTGCCGGCTCCCAAAGGCTCGCCTTACCGCGGCTTGACCGTGCATCCGTCCGACTTCAGGCGCCAGATGATCTGGATGCGCCGCTTCGGCTATCGCGGCCTGTCGATGCGCGACCTGGTGCCTTATTTAAAGGGCGACAAGCGCGGCAAGGTGTTCGGCATCACTTTCGATGATGGCTATCGCAACGTGTATCAGAACGGCTTGCCCATATTGAGCGAGCTGGGGTTTACTTCGACCAATTATTTTGTGGCCAGGCAACTTGGTGGAGAGAATGTCTGGGATATTGAAAAGGGAGTTCCCCGTTCTGCGCTCATGTCTGTCGAAGAAATGCAGGCCTGGGCGGCGGCCGGCCAAGAGGTGGGTTCGCATACGCTCGATCATGTCGATTTGCCGCAGATTTCACCGGAACTCGCCGATTATCAAATCAAACAATCAAGGCACGAGCTCGAACGTGCGCTGGGCGCCGAGGTCAGCGCTTTTTGCTATCCCTATGGGCATGAAACGCCCGAGGTACGGGCCATGGTGCAAGGGGCGGGTTACCGCAATGCCACGACCACTGAAAGAGGGCTGGCGCGACGCTCCGACGACCTTTATGGCATTCCTCGTGTTACGGTTGCACGTTCGACCCATATCCTGCGTTTTATGCAAAAATGCCTGACACGCCTGGAAGACAGGCACCGCAAGGACTGA
- a CDS encoding glycosyltransferase family 2 protein, with protein MTLSVIIITKNESRHIAECLDSVAFADEIIVVDSGSTDDTCAIAAAKGAKVTQTRDWPGFGPQKNRALDLATQEWVLSIDADERVTPELALAIRSELEHPRADAYKIARLSNFGGRWIRHSGWWPDYVLRLFKRETARFSDAAVHESVQAAQPPAVLDGHFLHYPYADMESLIDKVNRYSSDAAGMMHARGKKVGILGIVGHAAWTFIRIYIIRRGFLDGKEGFILAATAAAGIFFRYGKLMFLNRKSK; from the coding sequence ATGACCTTATCAGTCATAATCATTACCAAAAATGAATCCAGGCACATCGCCGAGTGCCTGGATTCGGTCGCCTTTGCCGACGAAATCATCGTCGTGGATTCAGGCAGCACCGACGATACCTGCGCTATTGCCGCCGCAAAAGGCGCCAAAGTGACGCAAACCCGCGACTGGCCTGGCTTTGGTCCGCAAAAAAACCGTGCGCTCGATCTGGCTACCCAGGAATGGGTTTTATCCATTGATGCCGACGAACGCGTCACCCCTGAGCTGGCGCTTGCCATCCGCAGCGAGCTTGAACACCCGCGGGCCGATGCCTACAAAATCGCACGCTTATCGAATTTTGGTGGGCGCTGGATACGTCACAGCGGCTGGTGGCCCGATTATGTATTGCGCCTGTTCAAAAGAGAAACCGCGCGCTTCAGCGATGCCGCGGTGCACGAAAGCGTACAGGCTGCGCAGCCGCCAGCGGTGTTGGACGGGCATTTTTTACATTACCCCTACGCCGACATGGAAAGCCTGATCGACAAGGTCAATCGCTATTCATCAGATGCCGCCGGCATGATGCACGCCAGGGGGAAAAAAGTCGGCATACTAGGTATTGTCGGCCATGCGGCCTGGACATTCATTCGTATCTACATCATCCGCCGCGGCTTCCTCGATGGCAAGGAAGGCTTCATACTGGCGGCCACCGCGGCGGCGGGCATTTTTTTTCGGTATGGCAAGTTGATGTTCCTGAACAGGAAAAGCAAGTAG